From Cellulomonas chengniuliangii, the proteins below share one genomic window:
- a CDS encoding DMSO/selenate family reductase complex B subunit: MAKQLGFYFDQTLCTGCKACQVACKDKNDLPVGVTWRRVAEYSGGTWRQDGDTFTPNVFTYYTSISCNHCDDPQCVTVCPTTAMHKDEHGIVTIDDGKCVGCRYCEWACPYGALQYDKDAGVMTKCDLCIDRVNAGEQPACVAACPSRALEFGEIDELRAKYGDTAAIEPLPDPAMTRPNLVITPHRDAQPTGHGTGAIGNPEEI; the protein is encoded by the coding sequence ATGGCGAAGCAGCTGGGCTTCTATTTCGACCAGACCCTGTGCACCGGGTGCAAGGCCTGCCAGGTCGCCTGCAAGGACAAGAACGACCTGCCCGTCGGGGTCACCTGGCGGCGCGTGGCCGAGTACTCCGGCGGCACCTGGCGCCAGGACGGCGACACGTTCACCCCCAACGTGTTCACCTACTACACCTCCATCTCCTGCAACCACTGCGACGACCCGCAGTGCGTCACGGTCTGCCCCACCACCGCCATGCACAAAGACGAGCACGGCATCGTCACCATCGACGACGGCAAGTGCGTCGGCTGCCGCTACTGCGAATGGGCCTGCCCCTACGGAGCCCTGCAGTACGACAAGGACGCCGGCGTCATGACCAAGTGCGACCTGTGCATCGACCGCGTCAACGCCGGCGAGCAACCCGCCTGCGTCGCCGCCTGCCCCTCCCGAGCCCTCGAGTTCGGCGAGATCGACGAGCTGCGCGCCAAGTACGGCGACACCGCAGCCATCGAACCCCTGCCCGACCCCGCCATGACCCGCCCCAACCTGGTCATCACCCCGCACCGCGACGCCCAGCCCACCGGCCACGGCACCGGCGCCATCGGCAACCCCGAGGAGATCTGA
- a CDS encoding dimethyl sulfoxide reductase anchor subunit family protein — protein MNVHELPLVAFTILAQMSVGSFVVLGVIHLFGIRKHGHGAVDKLSDPALYAIGPAMVLGLIASIFHLGSPMNALNTINHLGSSWLSREIFFGSAFACMGAVFAVVQWRRWLTPLLRQILAGATALVGLVLVYSMSMVYMLPTVPAWNHWATPVTFFTTTFLLGALAVGAALVIVYTYRQRTTATAGSTDAVATETGTEASGGVDVATAVVVEIDDQTRASTNALLRSSLRMIAAASIVLLGIEFVVLPTYALDLATGNANAQASAATLMTAGGAVLLTRLILVFLGAGLLGFFLYRSAARGHQRHLVYLATSAFVLVFASETIGRILFYSSFDRIGI, from the coding sequence ATGAACGTCCACGAGCTGCCGCTGGTGGCCTTCACCATCCTCGCCCAGATGTCCGTCGGATCCTTCGTCGTGCTGGGCGTCATCCACCTGTTCGGCATCCGCAAGCACGGCCACGGCGCGGTCGACAAGCTGTCCGACCCGGCCCTCTACGCCATCGGCCCGGCCATGGTCCTGGGCCTGATCGCGTCGATCTTCCACCTGGGCAGCCCCATGAACGCCCTCAACACCATCAACCACCTCGGTTCGAGCTGGTTGAGCCGGGAGATCTTCTTCGGCTCCGCCTTCGCGTGCATGGGCGCGGTCTTCGCCGTCGTCCAGTGGCGCCGCTGGCTCACGCCGCTGCTGCGCCAGATCCTGGCGGGCGCGACCGCCCTGGTGGGGCTGGTGCTGGTCTACAGCATGTCGATGGTCTACATGCTGCCGACCGTGCCCGCGTGGAACCACTGGGCCACCCCGGTCACGTTCTTCACGACCACCTTCCTGCTCGGGGCCCTGGCCGTGGGCGCGGCCCTCGTCATCGTCTACACGTACCGCCAGCGCACGACGGCGACGGCCGGGTCCACGGACGCGGTCGCCACCGAGACGGGCACGGAGGCGTCGGGCGGCGTTGACGTCGCCACCGCCGTGGTCGTCGAGATCGACGACCAGACTCGTGCCTCGACGAACGCCCTGCTGCGCTCGAGCCTGCGGATGATCGCCGCGGCCTCGATCGTGCTGCTGGGCATCGAGTTCGTGGTGCTGCCCACGTACGCGCTGGACCTGGCCACGGGGAACGCCAACGCGCAGGCCTCCGCCGCCACCCTCATGACGGCCGGCGGCGCCGTCCTGCTGACCCGCCTCATCCTGGTCTTCCTGGGCGCGGGCCTGCTGGGCTTCTTCCTGTACCGCTCCGCCGCTCGTGGCCACCAGCGCCACCTGGTCTACCTGGCCACCAGCGCGTTCGTGCTGGTCTTCGCCTCGGAGACCATCGGCCGCATCCTGTTCTACTCCTCGTTCGACCGCATCGGCATCTGA